A region from the Citrobacter telavivensis genome encodes:
- a CDS encoding acyltransferase family protein, whose product MKQKELWINQIKGLCICLVVIYHSVITFYPHLTHFQLPLSELLSKCWIYFNLYLAPFRMPVFFFISGFLIRRYIDSVSWKESVNKRVWSIFWVLALWGVAQWLALSALNNWLAPERSLHNASNAAYAGSIGQFLHGMLTASTSLWYLYALIVYFVVCKVFSRWAVPLFALFVLLSVAINVVATPWWGMNSVIRNLPYYSLGAWFGVSLMAWIKEVPLRRYALLCAAAFALAIAAWLFNVSLLLSLVSIVLIMKLFYQYEQRFGMRESSLLNVIGSNTIAIYTTHRILVEAFSLLLIPQINTAVWSPALELALLLVYPFASLLICTLLGLAVRKLSQGLFGDILFTPPSRPQTVGYSR is encoded by the coding sequence ATGAAACAGAAAGAACTATGGATTAACCAAATCAAAGGGTTATGCATCTGTCTGGTGGTAATCTATCACTCAGTCATCACCTTCTACCCCCACCTGACCCACTTCCAGTTACCTCTCTCGGAACTGCTGTCCAAGTGCTGGATTTACTTTAATCTCTATCTCGCTCCGTTTCGTATGCCAGTATTTTTCTTTATCTCTGGCTTTTTAATTCGCCGCTATATCGACAGCGTGAGCTGGAAAGAGAGCGTCAACAAGCGGGTCTGGAGTATTTTCTGGGTGCTGGCGCTGTGGGGCGTGGCCCAGTGGCTGGCGCTCAGCGCACTGAACAACTGGCTGGCGCCGGAGCGCTCCCTGCATAACGCCTCCAACGCCGCTTACGCCGGTTCCATCGGCCAGTTCCTTCACGGCATGCTGACCGCCAGCACCAGCCTGTGGTATCTGTATGCGCTCATTGTCTATTTTGTGGTCTGTAAAGTGTTCAGCCGCTGGGCCGTGCCGCTGTTCGCTCTGTTTGTTTTGCTGAGCGTGGCAATCAACGTTGTTGCCACCCCATGGTGGGGAATGAACAGCGTGATCCGCAACCTGCCGTATTACAGCCTCGGCGCCTGGTTTGGCGTCTCGCTGATGGCGTGGATCAAAGAGGTCCCGCTGCGCCGCTATGCGCTGCTCTGCGCGGCCGCCTTCGCGCTGGCTATCGCGGCGTGGTTGTTTAACGTCTCATTGCTGCTGTCGTTGGTCTCTATCGTGCTGATCATGAAGCTGTTCTATCAGTATGAACAGCGCTTCGGCATGCGTGAGTCCAGTCTGCTTAACGTGATCGGTTCGAACACTATCGCGATTTATACCACGCATCGCATTCTGGTGGAGGCGTTCAGCCTGCTGCTCATCCCGCAGATCAATACCGCGGTCTGGTCCCCCGCACTGGAACTGGCCCTGCTGCTGGTCTATCCATTTGCCAGCCTGTTGATCTGTACGCTATTGGGTCTTGCCGTGCGTAAACTGTCGCAGGGTCTGTTCGGTGATATCCTCTTCACCCCCCCTTCCCGCCCGCAAACCGTTGGCTATTCCCGCTAA
- the comR gene encoding TetR family copper-responsive transcriptional repressor ComR: MTTESTSCVKKSRGRPKVFDREAALDKAMTLFWQHGYEATSLSDLVEATGAKAPTLYAEFTNKEGLFRAVLDRYIARFAAKHEAQLFCEEKSVEAALEDYFTAVATCFTSKDTPAGCFMINTSATLAAASRDIAHTVKSRHAMQEQTLTQFLRQRQERGEIPAYNNVQNLAEYLSCILQGMSISAREGASFEKLMQITHTTLRLWPELLKA, from the coding sequence ATGACAACTGAATCGACAAGTTGCGTAAAAAAAAGCCGTGGCCGACCAAAAGTGTTCGACAGGGAAGCCGCGCTTGATAAGGCCATGACACTCTTCTGGCAGCACGGTTATGAGGCGACATCGCTTTCTGACCTTGTTGAAGCAACGGGTGCGAAGGCGCCAACGCTGTATGCGGAATTTACTAATAAAGAAGGACTGTTCCGCGCGGTGCTGGACAGATACATCGCTCGCTTCGCGGCAAAACACGAAGCGCAGTTGTTCTGCGAAGAAAAAAGCGTTGAGGCGGCGCTGGAGGATTACTTCACCGCAGTAGCAACCTGTTTCACCAGCAAGGACACCCCCGCAGGCTGCTTTATGATTAACACCTCCGCGACGCTTGCCGCGGCATCACGCGATATTGCGCATACGGTGAAATCGCGTCACGCCATGCAGGAGCAGACCCTGACGCAATTTCTGCGTCAGCGGCAGGAACGCGGTGAAATTCCGGCATACAATAACGTGCAAAATCTTGCCGAGTATCTGAGCTGCATTTTGCAGGGCATGTCCATCAGCGCCCGCGAAGGCGCCAGTTTTGAGAAGCTGATGCAAATCACCCACACTACCCTGCGCCTGTGGCCTGAACTGCTTAAGGCCTGA
- a CDS encoding DUF1471 domain-containing protein, with translation MKNVKTLIAAAVLSSLSFASVAAVEVQSTPAGQQKVGTISANAGTNLSSLQDELAQKADAMGAKSFRITSVTGPNNLHGTAVIYK, from the coding sequence ATGAAAAACGTAAAAACTCTCATCGCTGCTGCTGTTCTCAGTTCTCTGTCATTCGCAAGCGTCGCGGCTGTTGAAGTGCAGTCAACGCCTGCTGGTCAGCAAAAAGTCGGCACCATCTCTGCAAACGCAGGGACTAACCTGAGTTCGCTGCAGGACGAACTGGCGCAGAAAGCGGATGCGATGGGTGCGAAATCTTTCCGCATTACTTCTGTGACGGGTCCGAACAACCTGCACGGTACTGCGGTAATTTATAAATAA
- a CDS encoding TonB-dependent siderophore receptor: protein MNKRLWVLNPILLALTLPAAAAQTEEENLIVSANRSQKTVAEMAQTTWVIEGQEIEQQVQGGKEFKDVLAQLIPGIDVSSQGRTNYGMNMRGRAIVVLIDGVRLNSSRTDSRQLDAIDPFNIAHIEVISGATSLYGGGSTGGLINIVTKKGQAERQVELELGGKSGFNNSNDRDERVAAAVSGGTDRASGRLSVAYQRFGGWYDGNGDALMLDNTQTGLQHSDRLDVMGTGTLDIDDQRQIQLVTQYYKSQGDEDYGLYLGENMSAVTGSGTASTRSGLSSDRIPGTERHLISLQYSDADFFGQNLVSQIYYRDESLKFYPFPTLSKGQVTSFSASQQDTDQYGAKITLNSQLMDNWELTWGVDADHETFDSNQKFFDLGWSVPSGGMDNRTAYTTGRYPGYSITNFAPFLQSSYDINDIFTLSGGVRYQWTENRVDDFVGYAQQQGIANGLASSADVIPGGKTDYDNFLFNAGLLAHLTERQQAWFNFSQGVELPDPGKYYGNGTYQLVGDRYQLQRSVNVADSRLEGIKVNSYELGWRYTGDNLRTQLAAYYSTSDKSIVINRSDMTIRVEPDDRRIYGVEGAADYFIPDSDWSLGANFNVLKSEVKQNGKWEKWDVTLASPSKATAWVGWAPEPWSLRVQTQQSFDLSDASGNKLDGYNTVDFIGSYQLPLGKLTFSIENLLDEDYTTLWGQRAPLLYSPTYGSPSLYEYKGRGRTFGLNYALTF from the coding sequence ATGAATAAGCGTCTTTGGGTCCTCAACCCGATCCTGTTGGCTCTGACTCTGCCCGCTGCGGCGGCACAAACAGAAGAAGAAAACCTCATCGTCAGCGCCAACCGCAGCCAGAAAACCGTCGCCGAAATGGCGCAGACCACCTGGGTGATTGAAGGCCAGGAAATTGAGCAACAGGTTCAGGGCGGAAAAGAGTTTAAAGACGTGCTGGCACAACTGATCCCCGGCATTGACGTCAGCAGTCAAGGCCGCACCAACTACGGTATGAACATGCGCGGTCGCGCGATTGTCGTGCTGATTGACGGCGTACGCCTGAACTCATCGCGTACTGACAGCCGCCAACTGGATGCAATTGACCCTTTTAACATTGCACACATAGAGGTCATTTCAGGCGCAACGTCGCTGTATGGCGGCGGCAGTACCGGCGGCTTAATTAACATCGTCACTAAAAAGGGCCAGGCGGAACGCCAGGTAGAGCTTGAACTGGGCGGTAAATCTGGCTTTAACAACAGTAACGATCGCGACGAGCGCGTTGCCGCAGCGGTCAGTGGCGGAACGGATCGTGCGTCTGGCCGACTGTCCGTGGCTTATCAGCGCTTTGGCGGCTGGTACGACGGCAATGGCGACGCCCTGATGCTCGACAACACGCAAACCGGTCTGCAACACTCCGATCGTCTGGATGTGATGGGAACCGGGACTCTCGACATCGATGACCAGCGCCAGATACAGTTGGTCACCCAGTATTACAAGAGTCAGGGGGATGAGGATTACGGATTGTACCTGGGTGAAAATATGTCCGCCGTTACCGGCAGCGGCACCGCCAGCACCCGCAGCGGACTCAGTTCTGACCGTATTCCAGGGACTGAGCGCCATCTGATCAGCCTGCAATACTCCGACGCGGACTTCTTCGGTCAGAATCTGGTCAGCCAGATCTATTACCGCGATGAGTCGCTGAAATTCTACCCTTTCCCGACGCTCAGCAAAGGTCAGGTGACCAGCTTCTCAGCCTCGCAGCAGGACACGGACCAGTACGGTGCCAAAATCACGCTCAACAGCCAGTTGATGGATAACTGGGAGCTGACGTGGGGTGTCGACGCGGACCATGAAACCTTCGACTCCAACCAGAAGTTCTTCGATCTGGGCTGGTCTGTGCCGTCAGGCGGAATGGACAACCGCACGGCCTATACGACAGGGCGCTACCCCGGCTACAGCATCACCAACTTCGCCCCGTTCCTGCAAAGCAGTTATGACATCAATGACATCTTCACCCTGAGCGGCGGTGTGCGCTATCAGTGGACGGAAAATCGGGTTGATGATTTTGTGGGCTATGCGCAGCAGCAGGGGATCGCCAATGGTTTAGCGAGCTCTGCCGATGTCATTCCTGGAGGTAAAACCGATTACGACAACTTCCTGTTCAACGCCGGACTGTTGGCGCATCTCACCGAACGCCAGCAGGCGTGGTTTAACTTCTCCCAGGGCGTTGAGCTGCCGGATCCCGGGAAATATTACGGCAACGGCACTTACCAGTTGGTGGGCGATCGTTACCAACTCCAGCGCAGCGTGAACGTGGCAGATTCGCGTCTGGAAGGCATCAAGGTCAATTCGTATGAGCTGGGCTGGCGCTATACCGGCGATAATCTGCGTACCCAACTGGCGGCGTACTATTCGACGTCCGATAAGTCGATTGTGATTAACCGTAGCGATATGACGATCCGCGTGGAACCTGACGATCGCCGGATTTACGGCGTGGAAGGCGCGGCGGACTACTTTATCCCTGACAGCGACTGGAGTCTGGGGGCGAACTTTAACGTGCTGAAATCCGAAGTGAAACAGAACGGGAAATGGGAAAAATGGGATGTGACGCTGGCCTCACCGTCCAAAGCCACCGCCTGGGTCGGCTGGGCGCCAGAGCCGTGGTCGTTGCGGGTTCAGACCCAGCAATCGTTCGATCTCAGCGATGCCAGCGGCAACAAGCTGGACGGCTATAACACCGTGGACTTTATCGGCAGCTATCAGCTCCCGCTGGGTAAACTGACCTTCAGCATTGAAAACCTGCTGGATGAAGATTACACCACCTTGTGGGGACAGCGCGCGCCATTGCTGTACAGCCCAACCTATGGCAGCCCGTCGCTGTACGAGTATAAGGGTCGGGGTCGTACCTTTGGTCTGAACTACGCCTTAACCTTCTGA
- a CDS encoding transcription-repair coupling factor — MPEQQRYTLPVKAGDQRLLGELTGAACATLVAEIAERHAGPVVLVAPDMQNALRLHDEIRQFTDQMVMNLADWETLPYDSFSPHQEIISSRLSTLYQLPSMQRGVLIVPVNTLMQRVCPHSYLHGHALVMKKGQRLSRDALRLQLDSAGYRHVDQVMEHGEYATRGALLDLYPMGSEQPYRLDFFDDEIDSLRLFDADTQRTLEEVDAINLLPAHEFPTDKTAIELFRSQWRDTFEVKRDAEHIYQQVSKGTLPAGIEYWQPLFFSEPLPPLFSYFPANTLVVNTGDLENSAERFQADTLARFENRCVDPMRPLLPPESLWLRVDELFSELKRWPRVQLKTDHLPAKAANTNLGFKPLPDLAVQAQQKSPLDALRKFLESFDGPVIFSVESEGRREALGELLARIKVAPKRIMRLDEAADVGRYLMIGAAEHGFIDTTRNLALICESDLLGERVARRRQDSRRTINPDTLIRNLAELHPGQPVVHLEHGVGRYAGMTTLEAGGIKGEYLMLTYANDAKLYVPVSSLHLISRYAGGAEENAPLHKLGGDAWSRARQKAAEKVRDVAAELLDIYAQRAAKEGFAFKHDREQYQLFCDSFPFETTPDQAQAINAVLSDMCQPLAMDRLVCGDVGFGKTEVAMRAAFLAVENHKQVAVLVPTTLLAQQHFDNFRDRFANWPVRIEMISRFRSAKEQAQILEQVAEGKIDILIGTHKLLQSDVKLKDLGLLIVDEEHRFGVRHKERIKAMRADVDILTLTATPIPRTLNMAMSGMRDLSIIATPPARRLAVKTFVREYDSLVVREAILREVLRGGQVYYLYNDVENIQKAAQRLAELVPEARIAIGHGQMRERELERVMNDFHHQRFNVLVCTTIIETGIDIPTANTIIIERADHFGLAQLHQLRGRVGRSHHQAYAWLLTPHPKAMTTDAQKRLEAIASLEDLGAGFALATHDLEIRGAGELLGEEQSGSMETIGFSLYMELLENAVDALKAGREPSLEDLTSQQTEVELRMPSLLPDDFIPDVNTRLSFYKRIASAKSENELEELKVELIDRFGLLPDPARTLLDIARLRQQAQKLGIRKLEGNEKGGTIEFAEKNHVNPNWLIGLLQKQPQHYRLDGPTRLKFIQDLTDRKTRMEWVRQFMQQLEENAVA; from the coding sequence ATGCCTGAACAACAACGTTACACGCTGCCCGTGAAAGCGGGCGACCAGCGCCTGTTGGGTGAACTGACCGGGGCTGCCTGTGCCACACTGGTGGCAGAAATTGCCGAACGTCATGCCGGTCCTGTCGTGCTCGTGGCGCCCGATATGCAAAACGCGCTGCGCCTGCATGATGAAATCCGCCAGTTTACCGATCAGATGGTGATGAACCTCGCGGACTGGGAAACCCTGCCCTACGACAGTTTCTCTCCGCATCAGGAAATTATTTCCTCGCGTCTCTCCACGCTGTATCAGCTACCGTCGATGCAGCGTGGCGTGCTGATCGTGCCGGTCAACACCCTGATGCAGCGCGTCTGCCCGCACAGCTATCTGCACGGTCATGCGCTGGTGATGAAAAAAGGCCAGCGTTTATCGCGCGACGCCCTGCGTTTACAGCTCGACAGCGCCGGTTACCGGCATGTTGATCAGGTCATGGAACATGGCGAATACGCCACGCGCGGCGCGCTGCTGGATCTCTACCCGATGGGCAGTGAACAGCCCTATCGTCTGGATTTCTTCGACGATGAAATTGACAGTTTGCGCCTGTTTGACGCTGACACCCAGCGCACGCTGGAAGAAGTCGACGCCATCAATCTGTTGCCCGCGCACGAATTTCCGACCGACAAAACGGCGATCGAACTGTTTCGCAGCCAGTGGCGCGATACCTTCGAGGTAAAACGCGACGCGGAGCATATCTATCAGCAGGTCAGTAAGGGCACCTTGCCTGCGGGGATCGAATACTGGCAGCCGCTGTTTTTCAGCGAGCCGCTGCCGCCGCTGTTTAGCTATTTCCCGGCCAATACGCTGGTGGTCAACACCGGTGATTTAGAAAACAGCGCCGAACGTTTCCAGGCCGATACGCTGGCGCGTTTCGAAAACCGTTGTGTGGATCCGATGCGTCCGCTGCTACCGCCGGAATCGCTCTGGCTACGCGTCGATGAGCTCTTTTCTGAACTCAAACGCTGGCCGCGCGTACAGCTCAAAACCGATCACCTTCCCGCCAAAGCGGCAAATACCAACTTAGGCTTCAAGCCGCTGCCGGACCTGGCGGTTCAGGCGCAGCAAAAATCGCCGCTGGATGCCCTGCGCAAGTTCCTGGAGTCCTTCGACGGACCGGTGATTTTCTCGGTTGAGAGTGAAGGTCGTCGTGAGGCCCTTGGTGAACTGCTCGCCCGCATCAAAGTCGCGCCGAAGCGCATTATGCGTCTGGATGAAGCTGCGGATGTTGGACGCTACCTGATGATTGGTGCCGCCGAGCACGGGTTTATCGATACGACGCGCAATCTGGCATTAATCTGTGAAAGCGACCTGCTGGGCGAGCGCGTGGCGCGCCGTCGTCAGGATTCACGCCGCACGATTAACCCGGACACGCTGATTCGTAACCTGGCGGAGCTGCATCCGGGTCAGCCGGTGGTACACCTGGAGCACGGCGTCGGTCGCTATGCCGGGATGACCACGCTGGAAGCGGGCGGGATCAAAGGCGAGTACCTGATGCTCACCTACGCCAACGACGCCAAACTGTACGTCCCGGTCTCCTCTTTGCATCTGATCAGCCGTTACGCCGGTGGCGCTGAAGAGAATGCGCCGCTGCATAAACTCGGCGGCGATGCCTGGTCACGCGCCCGGCAGAAAGCGGCAGAGAAAGTGCGCGACGTGGCGGCCGAACTGCTGGATATCTACGCCCAGCGTGCGGCAAAAGAGGGATTCGCCTTCAAACACGATCGCGAACAGTACCAATTGTTCTGCGACAGCTTCCCGTTCGAAACCACCCCCGACCAGGCGCAGGCGATTAACGCCGTGCTCAGCGATATGTGTCAGCCGCTGGCGATGGACCGTCTGGTATGCGGCGACGTCGGATTTGGCAAAACCGAAGTGGCAATGCGCGCCGCATTCCTCGCGGTCGAAAACCACAAGCAGGTGGCGGTTCTGGTGCCGACAACCCTGCTTGCCCAGCAGCACTTTGATAACTTCCGCGACCGCTTTGCCAACTGGCCGGTGCGCATCGAAATGATCTCCCGCTTTCGCAGCGCCAAAGAACAGGCGCAGATCCTGGAACAGGTTGCCGAAGGGAAAATTGATATTCTGATCGGTACACACAAACTGCTGCAAAGCGATGTGAAGTTGAAAGATCTGGGACTGCTGATCGTCGATGAAGAGCACCGTTTCGGCGTGCGCCATAAAGAGCGCATTAAAGCGATGCGCGCCGATGTGGATATTCTGACGCTGACCGCCACGCCGATCCCGCGAACGCTGAATATGGCGATGAGCGGCATGCGCGATCTGTCGATTATCGCCACCCCCCCTGCGCGTCGTCTGGCGGTCAAAACCTTTGTTCGTGAATACGACAGCCTGGTGGTACGCGAGGCGATTCTGCGTGAAGTGCTGCGCGGCGGCCAGGTTTACTATCTCTACAACGATGTGGAAAACATCCAGAAAGCCGCCCAAAGGCTGGCGGAACTGGTGCCGGAAGCGCGGATTGCCATCGGTCACGGGCAGATGCGCGAACGCGAACTGGAACGCGTGATGAACGATTTCCACCATCAGCGTTTTAACGTTCTGGTCTGTACCACTATTATCGAAACCGGTATTGATATCCCGACTGCCAACACGATTATCATCGAGCGAGCGGACCACTTCGGTCTGGCGCAGTTACATCAGTTGCGCGGTCGCGTAGGGCGTTCACACCATCAGGCGTATGCCTGGCTGCTGACGCCACACCCCAAGGCGATGACGACCGACGCGCAAAAACGTCTGGAAGCTATCGCCTCGCTGGAAGATCTGGGCGCGGGCTTTGCGCTGGCGACTCACGATCTGGAGATCCGCGGCGCGGGTGAACTGCTCGGGGAAGAACAGAGTGGTTCGATGGAGACCATCGGCTTCTCGCTGTACATGGAGCTGCTGGAAAACGCCGTCGATGCGCTGAAGGCCGGACGCGAGCCGTCGCTGGAAGATCTCACCAGCCAGCAAACGGAAGTCGAACTGCGTATGCCATCGCTGCTGCCGGATGATTTCATCCCGGACGTGAACACCCGCCTGTCGTTCTATAAGCGTATCGCCAGCGCGAAAAGCGAGAATGAACTTGAAGAGCTCAAAGTGGAACTGATCGACCGCTTCGGTCTGCTGCCCGACCCGGCGCGTACTCTGCTGGATATCGCCCGGTTGCGTCAACAGGCGCAGAAACTGGGCATTCGCAAGCTGGAAGGCAACGAGAAAGGCGGCACCATCGAATTTGCTGAGAAGAACCATGTCAATCCGAACTGGCTGATCGGACTGCTGCAAAAACAGCCGCAGCACTACCGTCTTGACGGACCGACCCGACTGAAGTTCATCCAGGATCTGACCGATCGGAAAACGCGGATGGAATGGGTGCGTCAGTTTATGCAGCAACTGGAAGAAAACGCCGTGGCATGA
- the lolC gene encoding lipoprotein-releasing ABC transporter permease subunit LolC, with the protein MYQPVALFIGLRYMRGRAADRFGRFVSWLSTIGITLGVMALVTVLSVMNGFERELQNNILGLMPQAILSAEQGSLNPQQLPENAVKLNGVNRIAPLTTGDVVLQSARSVAVGVMLGIDPAQKDPLTPYLVNVKQTDLQPGKYNVILGEQLAGQLGVNRGDQIRVMVPSASQFTPMGRLPSQRLFTVIGTFAANSEVDGYQMLTNIQDASRLMRYPAGNITGWRLWLNEPLKVDSLSQQTLPEGTKWQDWRERKGELFQAVRMEKNMMGLLLSLIVAVAAFNIITSLGLMVMEKQGEVAILQTQGLTPRQIMMVFMVQGASAGIIGALLGAALGALLASQLNTLMPVIGILLDGAALPVAIEPLQVIVIALVAMAIALLSTLYPSWRAAATQPAEALRYE; encoded by the coding sequence ATGTACCAACCTGTCGCTCTATTCATCGGCCTGCGTTACATGCGCGGGCGTGCAGCAGATCGCTTCGGTCGCTTTGTCTCCTGGCTTTCCACCATTGGCATTACCCTTGGGGTGATGGCACTGGTCACGGTTTTGTCAGTGATGAACGGTTTTGAACGTGAACTGCAAAATAACATCCTGGGGCTGATGCCTCAGGCCATCCTTTCTGCGGAGCAAGGCTCCCTGAATCCTCAACAACTGCCGGAAAACGCCGTTAAACTGAACGGGGTGAATCGCATTGCGCCGCTGACAACCGGTGATGTCGTGCTGCAAAGTGCGCGCAGCGTGGCGGTTGGGGTGATGCTGGGTATCGATCCGGCGCAAAAAGATCCGCTGACGCCGTATCTGGTCAATGTGAAGCAAACCGATCTCCAGCCTGGCAAGTATAATGTCATCCTCGGCGAGCAGCTCGCGGGCCAGTTGGGCGTTAATCGTGGCGATCAGATCCGCGTGATGGTGCCATCAGCCAGCCAGTTCACTCCGATGGGGCGTCTGCCGAGCCAGCGCCTGTTTACGGTGATCGGCACCTTTGCGGCGAACAGCGAAGTTGATGGCTACCAGATGTTGACCAATATTCAGGACGCCTCGCGCCTCATGCGCTACCCGGCAGGGAATATCACCGGCTGGCGCTTGTGGTTGAATGAGCCGCTGAAGGTGGACTCGCTCAGTCAGCAGACGCTGCCGGAAGGAACGAAATGGCAGGACTGGCGCGAGCGTAAAGGCGAGCTGTTCCAGGCCGTGCGGATGGAAAAGAACATGATGGGGCTGTTGTTGAGCCTGATCGTGGCCGTTGCTGCGTTCAATATTATTACCTCGTTAGGTCTGATGGTGATGGAGAAGCAGGGAGAAGTGGCTATTTTGCAAACGCAGGGGCTGACGCCGCGACAGATCATGATGGTCTTTATGGTGCAGGGAGCCAGTGCCGGGATTATCGGCGCATTGCTGGGCGCTGCGCTGGGCGCGCTGCTGGCCAGTCAACTTAATACCCTGATGCCGGTTATCGGCATCCTGCTGGACGGTGCGGCGCTGCCGGTGGCGATAGAGCCGCTGCAGGTCATTGTGATTGCGCTGGTGGCGATGGCCATCGCGTTGCTTTCCACGCTTTATCCTTCATGGCGCGCTGCCGCCACTCAACCCGCTGAGGCTTTACGTTATGAATAA
- a CDS encoding L,D-transpeptidase family protein encodes MMNNMRFSRWLAFFALAASITLALPAQANTWPLPPPGSKLVGENKYHVVENNGGSLEAIAKKYNVGFLALLQANPGVDPYVPRPGSVLTIPLQTLLPDAPREGIVINLAELRLYYYPPGKNAVTVYPIGIGQLSGDTLTPTMVTTVSDKRANPTWTPTANIRARYKAQGIDLPAVVPAGPDNPMGHHAIRLAAYGGVYLLHGTNADFGIGMRVSSGCIRLRDGDIETLFRQVTPGTKVNIINTPIKASIEPDGTRLVEVHQPLSKNIDDDPQVLPIVLNSTLQAFKDSAQTDAAVMQHVMDVRSGMPVDVRRHREVDQQSM; translated from the coding sequence ATAATGAACAATATGCGATTCTCCCGCTGGCTGGCTTTTTTTGCACTCGCCGCCAGCATTACGCTTGCGCTTCCCGCGCAGGCGAATACCTGGCCTCTTCCTCCACCGGGCAGCAAGCTGGTCGGGGAAAACAAGTACCACGTTGTTGAAAATAACGGGGGTTCACTGGAAGCCATCGCGAAAAAATACAACGTCGGTTTTCTTGCCCTGTTGCAGGCGAATCCTGGCGTGGATCCCTACGTCCCCCGCCCGGGCAGCGTGTTGACCATCCCACTGCAGACGCTGCTGCCGGATGCGCCGCGTGAAGGCATTGTCATCAACCTGGCTGAACTGCGTCTCTACTACTACCCTCCAGGGAAAAATGCGGTCACGGTCTACCCTATCGGCATTGGCCAACTGAGCGGCGATACTCTGACCCCGACGATGGTCACGACGGTTTCCGACAAGCGCGCTAATCCAACCTGGACGCCGACGGCGAATATCCGTGCCCGTTATAAAGCGCAAGGGATCGACCTTCCTGCGGTGGTTCCTGCCGGACCGGATAACCCGATGGGACATCATGCCATTCGCTTAGCTGCTTACGGTGGTGTCTATCTGCTGCACGGCACCAACGCCGATTTCGGCATTGGCATGCGCGTCAGCTCAGGCTGTATCCGCCTGCGCGATGGCGATATCGAGACCCTGTTCAGACAGGTTACGCCAGGCACCAAAGTGAATATCATCAATACGCCTATTAAAGCCTCGATTGAGCCGGATGGTACGCGTCTGGTCGAAGTCCACCAGCCGCTGTCGAAAAATATTGATGATGACCCGCAGGTTCTGCCTATTGTGCTGAACAGCACCTTGCAGGCGTTTAAAGATTCTGCGCAGACGGACGCGGCGGTGATGCAGCATGTGATGGATGTTCGCTCCGGGATGCCGGTCGATGTCAGACGCCATCGTGAGGTGGATCAGCAGTCGATGTAA
- the lolD gene encoding lipoprotein-releasing ABC transporter ATP-binding protein LolD produces the protein MNKILLQCDKLCKRYQEGSVQTDVLHDVSFSVGEGEMMAIVGSSGSGKSTLLHLLGGLDTPTSGDVIFSGQPMSKLSSAAKAELRNQKLGFIYQFHHLLPDFTALENVAMPLLIGKHKPAEITVRAREMLKAVGLDHRASHRPSELSGGERQRVAIARALVNNPRLVLADEPTGNLDARNADSIFQLLGELNRAQGTAFLVVTHDLQLAKRMSRQLEMRDGRLTADLSLMGAE, from the coding sequence ATGAATAAGATCCTGTTGCAATGCGACAAACTGTGCAAACGCTATCAGGAAGGTTCCGTGCAAACTGATGTGTTGCACGATGTCAGCTTCAGCGTGGGCGAAGGCGAAATGATGGCGATTGTCGGTAGCTCCGGCTCCGGCAAAAGTACCTTGTTGCACCTGCTGGGCGGGCTGGATACCCCAACCTCCGGCGACGTGATTTTTAGCGGTCAGCCGATGAGCAAACTGTCGTCAGCGGCGAAAGCGGAACTGCGTAACCAGAAGCTCGGCTTTATCTATCAGTTTCACCACCTGCTGCCGGACTTCACCGCGTTGGAAAACGTGGCGATGCCGCTGCTGATTGGTAAACATAAACCCGCCGAAATTACTGTCCGGGCGCGTGAGATGCTGAAAGCGGTAGGGTTGGATCACCGCGCCAGTCATCGTCCCTCTGAACTGTCTGGCGGTGAGCGTCAGCGCGTGGCGATTGCCCGTGCGCTGGTCAACAACCCGCGCCTGGTGCTGGCGGATGAACCGACCGGTAACCTGGACGCGCGCAACGCCGACAGCATCTTCCAGCTTCTGGGTGAGCTGAACCGCGCGCAGGGCACTGCGTTTCTGGTCGTCACCCACGACCTGCAACTGGCGAAGCGCATGAGCCGCCAGTTGGAAATGCGAGATGGACGTCTGACGGCGGACCTGAGCCTGATGGGGGCGGAGTAA